The following proteins come from a genomic window of Trifolium pratense cultivar HEN17-A07 linkage group LG4, ARS_RC_1.1, whole genome shotgun sequence:
- the LOC123919491 gene encoding pentatricopeptide repeat-containing protein At3g02650, mitochondrial-like isoform X1: MNILSNSAPSRGGHQIYSALDAALDDVTNLDKHFVLKVIETSCQTKLLHTPRVPPSDLIRYLKLVWKNNKDLITTSVVQSLVSSICCSTSPTQRPTKNDLLFLWDFLNHIARYHPPGLLNAPILNTLIQSLGGEGKAALDVFNKFQVFHCVPNHDTYYFTLQALLNTSTCSPDMIHQAASICQNMMLLLPPHDHHHGGSSHDQEYTQPSPPPPPPSPDDDDNDIDFQTALTFLGGIPRPYLKDRVCANLNLIDFNPLRQQLHHFVLKTIETSSQTKLIETRKVSPHNLIHFVKWAWRRRSNNNKDLITTHVLESLVSAVVRGNVHLRKNDILFLWDLLKHIGHCQTGLLNTQILNQLLYDNQLKFDHGKTALEIFHKFEVFQCVPSRDTYTLTLEALLATRLIMSHQAASICQKMLLHPETLLLDDAPVLIALISWFAQNNMTKEAYALYLAAKEKPKTNPNWPLWIDRSFLLLTITVLCSKKETVYLAFEMFNDIPELVEDRDLRFKNEMFRLVVRALCGFKEFDAVKQLILKIVVDTSQEHLLISAISTLIPALVNAGEIIQALEMLMLVESKGLYFCNHHMFRFWYSNDMLHIRKILEEAKKKDSKLTVALLYHALIVGYCKLQQFDRALKLLTEMKDFGVLYTNLDEYHKLIHSFCLMDMEWKLAIEQLEEMEPMDREMVEDELHTMATMDRQMVEERLEEMSEEQLEEVRISMQKYLS, encoded by the coding sequence ATGAATATTCTTAGTAATTCTGCTCCCAGTAGGGGTGGCCACCAAATTTATTCAGCTCTTGATGCTGCCCTTGACGACGTCACCAATTTAGATAAACACTTTGTACTCAAAGTTATTGAAACCTCTTGTCAAACTAAATTACTTCATACCCCAAGGGTTCCACCTTCTGATCTTATCCGCTATTTAAAGTTAGTTTGGAAGAATAACAAGGACCTCATCACTACCTCTGTTGTTCAATCCCTTGTTTCATCAATATGCTGCTCTACCTCTCCCACACAACGTCCAACAAAGAATGATCTACTTTTTCTCTGGGACTTTCTCAACCATATTGCCCGCTATCACCCACCCGGTCTTCTTAATGCTCCGATTCTCAATACACTCATACAATCCCTCGGAGGAGAAGGAAAGGCTGCACTTGAcgttttcaataaatttcaGGTCTTTCATTGTGTTCCAAATCATGATACATATTACTTTACACTGCAAGCTCTTTTGAATACTAGTACTTGTAGTCCTGATATGATCCACCAAGCTGCTTCTATCTGTCAAAACATGATGCTGCTCCTTCCTCCTCATGATCATCATCATGGTGGCTCTTCTCATGATCAAGAATACACCCAAccttctcctcctcctcctcctcctagTCCTGATGATGATGACAACGACATTGACTTCCAGACTGCGCTGACATTTCTCGGTGGTATTCCTAGACCATATCTCAAAGACCGTGTGTGTGCAAATCTTAATTTAATAGATTTTAACCCTCTGCGTCAACAGCTGCACCACTTTGTACTCAAAACTATTGAAACCTCTTCTCAAACTAAATTAATTGAAACCCGAAAGGTTTCGCCTCATAATCTTATCCACTTTGTAAAGTGGGCTTGGAGGAGGAGGAGTAACAATAATAAAGATCTCATCACTACCCATGTTCTGGAATCTCTTGTTTCGGCAGTAGTACGTGGAAATGTTCATCTAAGGAAGAACGACATACTTTTTCTGTGGGACTTGCTTAAGCATATTGGCCACTGTCAGACTGGCCTTCTTAACACCCAAATTCTCAATCAACTCCTATATGACAATCAATTGAAATTTGACCATGGAAAGACCGCACTCgaaatttttcataaatttgagGTATTTCAATGTGTGCCGAGTCGAGATACGTATACTCTTACACTGGAAGCTCTTTTGGCCACAAGGCTTATTATGTCCCACCAAGCCGCTTCTATCTGTCAAAAGATGCTGCTTCATCCAGAAACCCTCCTTCTTGATGACGCTCCGGTTCTTATTGCCTTGATATCTTGGTTTGCTCAAAACAATATGACTAAAGAAGCCTATGCTCTCTACCTGGCTGCAAAAGAGAAACCTAAAACAAACCCTAACTGGCCGCTATGGATAGATAGATCGTTTCTACTTTTAACTATCACAGTACtttgttcaaaaaaagaaacTGTATATCTGGCTTTCGAGATGTTCAATGATATCCCTGAGTTGGTGGAGGATCGGGACTTacgttttaaaaatgaaatgtttagGCTTGTTGTCCGAGCCTTGTGTGGGTTTAAAGAATTCGATGCAGTCAAGCAGTTGATCCTTAAAATCGTTGTAGACACAAGTCAAGAACATCTTTTAATATCTGCTATCAGTACACTTATTCCTGCCCTTGTTAACGCTGGGGAAATCATACAGGCTTTGGAGATGCTGATGCTAGTGGAAAGTAAAGGTTTATACTTTTGTAATCATCATATGTTTCGTTTTTGGTATTCAAATGATATGCTACATATTAGGAAGATcttggaagaagccaaaaagaaGGATTCTAAGTTAACCGTTGCTCTGCTGTACCATGCACTCATTGTTGGATATTGCAAGCTACAGCAATTTGACCGTGCTCTCAAGTTATTGACTGAAATGAAGGATTTTGGTGTCTTGTACACTAATCTTGATGAATATCACAAGTTGATCCACTCTTTTTGCTTGATGGATATGGAGTGGAAATTGGCAATAGAGCAGCTAGAGGAAATGGAGCCTATGGATAGGGAAATGGTAGAAGATGAGCTACATACAATGGCCACTATGGATAGGCAAATGGTAGAAGAGCGGCTAGAGGAAATGTCAGAAGAGCAGCTAGAGGAAGTTAGAATTTCAATGCAAAAATATTTGAGTTGA
- the LOC123919491 gene encoding WD40 repeat-containing protein HOS15-like isoform X5, whose translation MEANLNNCDAEVDEDFSFLQPLDLITKDVHELRQMVSEKRKKLPKERNKELEKEHEAERGRAREKERHQREKEVEKDREKERVKIAKEREHVNKTDREVVRDQDKVAAKHTDREVIRDQDKVTAKHTDREVIRDQDKVTAKHTDREVVRDQDKVTAKHTDREVVRDQDKVTVKHEVNGTVGGPEPMEICTTSTSQPRQIPSSDVTILEGHTSEVCACAWCPSGSLLASGSGDSTARIWAIPEGRSKPGSQSVLPDALVLKHVRGKTNEKSKDVTTLDWNGEGTLLATGSYDGQARIWTTNGELKSTLSKHKGPIFSLKWNKRGDYILTGSCDQTAIVWDVKAEEWKQQFEFHSGPTLDVDWRSNTSFASSSTDNMIYVCKIGETRPVQTFAGHQGEVNCVKWDPTGTLLASCSDDITAKIWSLKQEKYLHDLKEHSKEIYTIRWSPTGPGTNNPNKKLVLASASFDSTVKLWDVELGKLIYSLSGHRHPVYSVAFSPNGEYIASGSLDKSLHIWSLKEGKIVRTYAGSGGIFEVCWNKEGDKIAACFANNTVCVLDFRM comes from the exons ATGGAAGCCAACTTGAATAAT TGTGATGCAGAAGTGGATGAAGATTTTTCATTCTTACAACCTTTGGATCTTATCACAAAAGATGTGCATGAACTTAGGCAAATGGTtagtgaaaaaaggaaaaaactaCCGAAGGAGAGAAATAAAGAATTAGAAAAGGAGCATGAAGCTGAACGTGGACGGGCAAGAGAAAAGGAAAGACATCAAAGGGAGAAAGAAGTTGAAAAGGATAGAGAGAAGGAGAGGGTAAAAATTGCAAAGGAGCGCGAACATGTTAATAAGACTGACAGAGAAGTGGTCAGAGATCAAGACAAGGTTGCTGCAAAGCATACTGACAGAGAAGTGATCAGAGATCAAGACAAGGTTACTGCAAAGCATACTGACAGAGAAGTGATCAGAGATCAAGACAAGGTTACTGCAAAGCATACAGACAGAGAAGTGGTCAGAGATCAAGACAAGGTTACTGCAAAGCATACAGACAGAGAAGTGGTCAGAGATCAAGACAAGGTTACTGTAAAGCATGAAGTGAATGGAACTGTTGGAG GACCAGAACCAATGGAGATATGTACGACATCAACATCTCAGCCACGTCAAATTCCTAGTTCAGATGTGACAATATTGGAAGGGCATACTTCAGAG GTGTGTGCTTGTGCTTGGTGTCCTTCAGGATCTCTTCTTGCATCGGG GTCTGGGGATTCGACAGCTCGTATTTGGGCCATACCAGAAGGAAGAAGTAAGCCTGGTTCACAGAGTGTCCTTCCGGATGCGTTAGTGTTGAAGCATGTCAGGGGTAAAACAAATGAAAAGAGTAAAGATGTCACTACACTTGATTGGAAC GGGGAGGGGACACTTCTTGCAACTGGTTCATATGATGGGCAAGCAAGAATTTGGACAACTAATG GTGAACTGAAGAGTACATTAAGCAAACACAAGGGACCAATATTCTCTCTGAAGTGGAATAAGAGAGGCGATTATATCTTGACTGGAAGTTGTGATCAAACTGCGATTGTTTGGGATGTGAAGGCAGAGGAATGGAAACAACAATTTGAATTTCATTCAG GTCCAACACTTGATGTTGACTGGCGCAGCAATACGTCTTTTGCCTCAAGTTCCACTGACAATATGATATATGTCTGCAAGATTGGTGAAACCCGTCCTGTACAAACTTTTGCCGGACACCAG GGGGAAGTTAACTGTGTCAAATGGGATCCCACAGGCACATTGCTGGCGTCCTGTTCTGATGATATCACAGCAAAG ATATGGagtttgaagcaggaaaagtATCTTCATGATTTAAAGGAGCATTCCAAG gaGATATATACCATCAGATGGAGCCCCACTGGTCCGGGTACAAATAATCCTAACAAAAAATTGGTATTAGCTAG TGCCTCATTTGACTCGACTGTAAAACTATGGGATGTCGAACTTGGGAAACTCATCTACAGCTTGAGTGGACACAG GCATCCCGTATACTCTGTTGCATTCAGTCCCAATGGTGAGTATATAGCCAGTGGGTCTCTTGACAAATCCTTGCACATATGGTCGTTGAAGGAAGGCAAGATTGTCCGAACATATGCAGGCAGTGGAGGCATTTTCGAGGTCTGTTGGAATAAGGAGGGTGACAAGATTGCTGCATGTTTTGCCAATAATACGGTTTGTGTTTTGGATTTCAGAATGTGA
- the LOC123919491 gene encoding WD40 repeat-containing protein HOS15-like isoform X4 has protein sequence MEKLDRRKKKEKRRTTAAVENPANHCCRRFSISLSRRWLAGLHSCRFSNSYRHSFSQLLRFTLVTEVDSVWNKTWQELHQRFFFIIILLFTKKGFTHSAYTFGNEAAINKCPIDGNLVPTGALVTFVQKGLQYFEMEANLNNCDAEVDEDFSFLQPLDLITKDVHELRQMVSEKRKKLPKERNKELEKEHEAERGRAREKERHQREKEVEKDREKERVKIAKEREHVNKTDREVVRDQDKVAAKHTDREVIRDQDKVTAKHTDREVIRDQDKVTAKHTDREVVRDQDKVTVKHEVNGTVGVGPEPMEICTTSTSQPRQIPSSDVTILEGHTSEVCACAWCPSGSLLASGSGDSTARIWAIPEGRSKPGSQSVLPDALVLKHVRGKTNEKSKDVTTLDWNGEGTLLATGSYDGQARIWTTNGELKSTLSKHKGPIFSLKWNKRGDYILTGSCDQTAIVWDVKAEEWKQQFEFHSGPTLDVDWRSNTSFASSSTDNMIYVCKIGETRPVQTFAGHQGEVNCVKWDPTGTLLASCSDDITAKIWSLKQEKYLHDLKEHSKEIYTIRWSPTGPGTNNPNKKLVLASASFDSTVKLWDVELGKLIYSLSGHRHPVYSVAFSPNGEYIASGSLDKSLHIWSLKEGKIVRTYAGSGGIFEVCWNKEGDKIAACFANNTVCVLDFRM, from the exons ATGGAAAAATTAGATCGAAGAAAGAAGAAGGAGAAGCGAAGAACCACCGCCGCCGTCGAGAATCCGGCCAACCACTGCTGCCGCCGCTTCTCTATTTCTCTCTCACGCCGTTGGTTGGCCGGATTACACTCGTGCCGCTTCTCTAACTCTTACCGGCACTCTTTTTCCCAACTGCTCCGGTTTACACTTGTTACAG AGGTTGATAGCGTTTGGAACAAGACATGGCAGGAACTACATCAGCGGTTCTTCTTTATCATCATCCTCCTCTTCACAAAAAAAG GTTTCACACATTCTGCTTATACTTTTGGCAATGAAGCTGCCATTAACAAATGCCCCATTGATGGAAATTTGGTACCGACAGGTGCTCTTGTTACATTTGTTCAAAAGGGACTGCAGTACTTTGAGATGGAAGCCAACTTGAATAAT TGTGATGCAGAAGTGGATGAAGATTTTTCATTCTTACAACCTTTGGATCTTATCACAAAAGATGTGCATGAACTTAGGCAAATGGTtagtgaaaaaaggaaaaaactaCCGAAGGAGAGAAATAAAGAATTAGAAAAGGAGCATGAAGCTGAACGTGGACGGGCAAGAGAAAAGGAAAGACATCAAAGGGAGAAAGAAGTTGAAAAGGATAGAGAGAAGGAGAGGGTAAAAATTGCAAAGGAGCGCGAACATGTTAATAAGACTGACAGAGAAGTGGTCAGAGATCAAGACAAGGTTGCTGCAAAGCATACTGACAGAGAAGTGATCAGAGATCAAGACAAGGTTACTGCAAAGCATACTGACAGAGAAGTGATCAGAGATCAAGACAAGGTTACTGCAAAGCATACAGACAGAGAAGTGGTCAGAGATCAAGACAAG GTTACTGTAAAGCATGAAGTGAATGGAACTGTTGGAG TAGGACCAGAACCAATGGAGATATGTACGACATCAACATCTCAGCCACGTCAAATTCCTAGTTCAGATGTGACAATATTGGAAGGGCATACTTCAGAG GTGTGTGCTTGTGCTTGGTGTCCTTCAGGATCTCTTCTTGCATCGGG GTCTGGGGATTCGACAGCTCGTATTTGGGCCATACCAGAAGGAAGAAGTAAGCCTGGTTCACAGAGTGTCCTTCCGGATGCGTTAGTGTTGAAGCATGTCAGGGGTAAAACAAATGAAAAGAGTAAAGATGTCACTACACTTGATTGGAAC GGGGAGGGGACACTTCTTGCAACTGGTTCATATGATGGGCAAGCAAGAATTTGGACAACTAATG GTGAACTGAAGAGTACATTAAGCAAACACAAGGGACCAATATTCTCTCTGAAGTGGAATAAGAGAGGCGATTATATCTTGACTGGAAGTTGTGATCAAACTGCGATTGTTTGGGATGTGAAGGCAGAGGAATGGAAACAACAATTTGAATTTCATTCAG GTCCAACACTTGATGTTGACTGGCGCAGCAATACGTCTTTTGCCTCAAGTTCCACTGACAATATGATATATGTCTGCAAGATTGGTGAAACCCGTCCTGTACAAACTTTTGCCGGACACCAG GGGGAAGTTAACTGTGTCAAATGGGATCCCACAGGCACATTGCTGGCGTCCTGTTCTGATGATATCACAGCAAAG ATATGGagtttgaagcaggaaaagtATCTTCATGATTTAAAGGAGCATTCCAAG gaGATATATACCATCAGATGGAGCCCCACTGGTCCGGGTACAAATAATCCTAACAAAAAATTGGTATTAGCTAG TGCCTCATTTGACTCGACTGTAAAACTATGGGATGTCGAACTTGGGAAACTCATCTACAGCTTGAGTGGACACAG GCATCCCGTATACTCTGTTGCATTCAGTCCCAATGGTGAGTATATAGCCAGTGGGTCTCTTGACAAATCCTTGCACATATGGTCGTTGAAGGAAGGCAAGATTGTCCGAACATATGCAGGCAGTGGAGGCATTTTCGAGGTCTGTTGGAATAAGGAGGGTGACAAGATTGCTGCATGTTTTGCCAATAATACGGTTTGTGTTTTGGATTTCAGAATGTGA
- the LOC123919491 gene encoding WD40 repeat-containing protein HOS15-like isoform X3 has product MEKLDRRKKKEKRRTTAAVENPANHCCRRFSISLSRRWLAGLHSCRFSNSYRHSFSQLLRFTLVTEVDSVWNKTWQELHQRFFFIIILLFTKKGFTHSAYTFGNEAAINKCPIDGNLVPTGALVTFVQKGLQYFEMEANLNNCDAEVDEDFSFLQPLDLITKDVHELRQMVSEKRKKLPKERNKELEKEHEAERGRAREKERHQREKEVEKDREKERVKIAKEREHVNKTDREVVRDQDKVAAKHTDREVIRDQDKVTAKHTDREVIRDQDKVTAKHTDREVVRDQDKVTAKHTDREVVRDQDKVTVKHEVNGTVGGPEPMEICTTSTSQPRQIPSSDVTILEGHTSEVCACAWCPSGSLLASGSGDSTARIWAIPEGRSKPGSQSVLPDALVLKHVRGKTNEKSKDVTTLDWNGEGTLLATGSYDGQARIWTTNGELKSTLSKHKGPIFSLKWNKRGDYILTGSCDQTAIVWDVKAEEWKQQFEFHSGPTLDVDWRSNTSFASSSTDNMIYVCKIGETRPVQTFAGHQGEVNCVKWDPTGTLLASCSDDITAKIWSLKQEKYLHDLKEHSKEIYTIRWSPTGPGTNNPNKKLVLASASFDSTVKLWDVELGKLIYSLSGHRHPVYSVAFSPNGEYIASGSLDKSLHIWSLKEGKIVRTYAGSGGIFEVCWNKEGDKIAACFANNTVCVLDFRM; this is encoded by the exons ATGGAAAAATTAGATCGAAGAAAGAAGAAGGAGAAGCGAAGAACCACCGCCGCCGTCGAGAATCCGGCCAACCACTGCTGCCGCCGCTTCTCTATTTCTCTCTCACGCCGTTGGTTGGCCGGATTACACTCGTGCCGCTTCTCTAACTCTTACCGGCACTCTTTTTCCCAACTGCTCCGGTTTACACTTGTTACAG AGGTTGATAGCGTTTGGAACAAGACATGGCAGGAACTACATCAGCGGTTCTTCTTTATCATCATCCTCCTCTTCACAAAAAAAG GTTTCACACATTCTGCTTATACTTTTGGCAATGAAGCTGCCATTAACAAATGCCCCATTGATGGAAATTTGGTACCGACAGGTGCTCTTGTTACATTTGTTCAAAAGGGACTGCAGTACTTTGAGATGGAAGCCAACTTGAATAAT TGTGATGCAGAAGTGGATGAAGATTTTTCATTCTTACAACCTTTGGATCTTATCACAAAAGATGTGCATGAACTTAGGCAAATGGTtagtgaaaaaaggaaaaaactaCCGAAGGAGAGAAATAAAGAATTAGAAAAGGAGCATGAAGCTGAACGTGGACGGGCAAGAGAAAAGGAAAGACATCAAAGGGAGAAAGAAGTTGAAAAGGATAGAGAGAAGGAGAGGGTAAAAATTGCAAAGGAGCGCGAACATGTTAATAAGACTGACAGAGAAGTGGTCAGAGATCAAGACAAGGTTGCTGCAAAGCATACTGACAGAGAAGTGATCAGAGATCAAGACAAGGTTACTGCAAAGCATACTGACAGAGAAGTGATCAGAGATCAAGACAAGGTTACTGCAAAGCATACAGACAGAGAAGTGGTCAGAGATCAAGACAAGGTTACTGCAAAGCATACAGACAGAGAAGTGGTCAGAGATCAAGACAAGGTTACTGTAAAGCATGAAGTGAATGGAACTGTTGGAG GACCAGAACCAATGGAGATATGTACGACATCAACATCTCAGCCACGTCAAATTCCTAGTTCAGATGTGACAATATTGGAAGGGCATACTTCAGAG GTGTGTGCTTGTGCTTGGTGTCCTTCAGGATCTCTTCTTGCATCGGG GTCTGGGGATTCGACAGCTCGTATTTGGGCCATACCAGAAGGAAGAAGTAAGCCTGGTTCACAGAGTGTCCTTCCGGATGCGTTAGTGTTGAAGCATGTCAGGGGTAAAACAAATGAAAAGAGTAAAGATGTCACTACACTTGATTGGAAC GGGGAGGGGACACTTCTTGCAACTGGTTCATATGATGGGCAAGCAAGAATTTGGACAACTAATG GTGAACTGAAGAGTACATTAAGCAAACACAAGGGACCAATATTCTCTCTGAAGTGGAATAAGAGAGGCGATTATATCTTGACTGGAAGTTGTGATCAAACTGCGATTGTTTGGGATGTGAAGGCAGAGGAATGGAAACAACAATTTGAATTTCATTCAG GTCCAACACTTGATGTTGACTGGCGCAGCAATACGTCTTTTGCCTCAAGTTCCACTGACAATATGATATATGTCTGCAAGATTGGTGAAACCCGTCCTGTACAAACTTTTGCCGGACACCAG GGGGAAGTTAACTGTGTCAAATGGGATCCCACAGGCACATTGCTGGCGTCCTGTTCTGATGATATCACAGCAAAG ATATGGagtttgaagcaggaaaagtATCTTCATGATTTAAAGGAGCATTCCAAG gaGATATATACCATCAGATGGAGCCCCACTGGTCCGGGTACAAATAATCCTAACAAAAAATTGGTATTAGCTAG TGCCTCATTTGACTCGACTGTAAAACTATGGGATGTCGAACTTGGGAAACTCATCTACAGCTTGAGTGGACACAG GCATCCCGTATACTCTGTTGCATTCAGTCCCAATGGTGAGTATATAGCCAGTGGGTCTCTTGACAAATCCTTGCACATATGGTCGTTGAAGGAAGGCAAGATTGTCCGAACATATGCAGGCAGTGGAGGCATTTTCGAGGTCTGTTGGAATAAGGAGGGTGACAAGATTGCTGCATGTTTTGCCAATAATACGGTTTGTGTTTTGGATTTCAGAATGTGA
- the LOC123919491 gene encoding WD40 repeat-containing protein HOS15-like isoform X2 codes for MEKLDRRKKKEKRRTTAAVENPANHCCRRFSISLSRRWLAGLHSCRFSNSYRHSFSQLLRFTLVTEVDSVWNKTWQELHQRFFFIIILLFTKKGFTHSAYTFGNEAAINKCPIDGNLVPTGALVTFVQKGLQYFEMEANLNNCDAEVDEDFSFLQPLDLITKDVHELRQMVSEKRKKLPKERNKELEKEHEAERGRAREKERHQREKEVEKDREKERVKIAKEREHVNKTDREVVRDQDKVAAKHTDREVIRDQDKVTAKHTDREVIRDQDKVTAKHTDREVVRDQDKVTAKHTDREVVRDQDKVTVKHEVNGTVGVGPEPMEICTTSTSQPRQIPSSDVTILEGHTSEVCACAWCPSGSLLASGSGDSTARIWAIPEGRSKPGSQSVLPDALVLKHVRGKTNEKSKDVTTLDWNGEGTLLATGSYDGQARIWTTNGELKSTLSKHKGPIFSLKWNKRGDYILTGSCDQTAIVWDVKAEEWKQQFEFHSGPTLDVDWRSNTSFASSSTDNMIYVCKIGETRPVQTFAGHQGEVNCVKWDPTGTLLASCSDDITAKIWSLKQEKYLHDLKEHSKEIYTIRWSPTGPGTNNPNKKLVLASASFDSTVKLWDVELGKLIYSLSGHRHPVYSVAFSPNGEYIASGSLDKSLHIWSLKEGKIVRTYAGSGGIFEVCWNKEGDKIAACFANNTVCVLDFRM; via the exons ATGGAAAAATTAGATCGAAGAAAGAAGAAGGAGAAGCGAAGAACCACCGCCGCCGTCGAGAATCCGGCCAACCACTGCTGCCGCCGCTTCTCTATTTCTCTCTCACGCCGTTGGTTGGCCGGATTACACTCGTGCCGCTTCTCTAACTCTTACCGGCACTCTTTTTCCCAACTGCTCCGGTTTACACTTGTTACAG AGGTTGATAGCGTTTGGAACAAGACATGGCAGGAACTACATCAGCGGTTCTTCTTTATCATCATCCTCCTCTTCACAAAAAAAG GTTTCACACATTCTGCTTATACTTTTGGCAATGAAGCTGCCATTAACAAATGCCCCATTGATGGAAATTTGGTACCGACAGGTGCTCTTGTTACATTTGTTCAAAAGGGACTGCAGTACTTTGAGATGGAAGCCAACTTGAATAAT TGTGATGCAGAAGTGGATGAAGATTTTTCATTCTTACAACCTTTGGATCTTATCACAAAAGATGTGCATGAACTTAGGCAAATGGTtagtgaaaaaaggaaaaaactaCCGAAGGAGAGAAATAAAGAATTAGAAAAGGAGCATGAAGCTGAACGTGGACGGGCAAGAGAAAAGGAAAGACATCAAAGGGAGAAAGAAGTTGAAAAGGATAGAGAGAAGGAGAGGGTAAAAATTGCAAAGGAGCGCGAACATGTTAATAAGACTGACAGAGAAGTGGTCAGAGATCAAGACAAGGTTGCTGCAAAGCATACTGACAGAGAAGTGATCAGAGATCAAGACAAGGTTACTGCAAAGCATACTGACAGAGAAGTGATCAGAGATCAAGACAAGGTTACTGCAAAGCATACAGACAGAGAAGTGGTCAGAGATCAAGACAAGGTTACTGCAAAGCATACAGACAGAGAAGTGGTCAGAGATCAAGACAAGGTTACTGTAAAGCATGAAGTGAATGGAACTGTTGGAG TAGGACCAGAACCAATGGAGATATGTACGACATCAACATCTCAGCCACGTCAAATTCCTAGTTCAGATGTGACAATATTGGAAGGGCATACTTCAGAG GTGTGTGCTTGTGCTTGGTGTCCTTCAGGATCTCTTCTTGCATCGGG GTCTGGGGATTCGACAGCTCGTATTTGGGCCATACCAGAAGGAAGAAGTAAGCCTGGTTCACAGAGTGTCCTTCCGGATGCGTTAGTGTTGAAGCATGTCAGGGGTAAAACAAATGAAAAGAGTAAAGATGTCACTACACTTGATTGGAAC GGGGAGGGGACACTTCTTGCAACTGGTTCATATGATGGGCAAGCAAGAATTTGGACAACTAATG GTGAACTGAAGAGTACATTAAGCAAACACAAGGGACCAATATTCTCTCTGAAGTGGAATAAGAGAGGCGATTATATCTTGACTGGAAGTTGTGATCAAACTGCGATTGTTTGGGATGTGAAGGCAGAGGAATGGAAACAACAATTTGAATTTCATTCAG GTCCAACACTTGATGTTGACTGGCGCAGCAATACGTCTTTTGCCTCAAGTTCCACTGACAATATGATATATGTCTGCAAGATTGGTGAAACCCGTCCTGTACAAACTTTTGCCGGACACCAG GGGGAAGTTAACTGTGTCAAATGGGATCCCACAGGCACATTGCTGGCGTCCTGTTCTGATGATATCACAGCAAAG ATATGGagtttgaagcaggaaaagtATCTTCATGATTTAAAGGAGCATTCCAAG gaGATATATACCATCAGATGGAGCCCCACTGGTCCGGGTACAAATAATCCTAACAAAAAATTGGTATTAGCTAG TGCCTCATTTGACTCGACTGTAAAACTATGGGATGTCGAACTTGGGAAACTCATCTACAGCTTGAGTGGACACAG GCATCCCGTATACTCTGTTGCATTCAGTCCCAATGGTGAGTATATAGCCAGTGGGTCTCTTGACAAATCCTTGCACATATGGTCGTTGAAGGAAGGCAAGATTGTCCGAACATATGCAGGCAGTGGAGGCATTTTCGAGGTCTGTTGGAATAAGGAGGGTGACAAGATTGCTGCATGTTTTGCCAATAATACGGTTTGTGTTTTGGATTTCAGAATGTGA